From a region of the Tachypleus tridentatus isolate NWPU-2018 chromosome 1, ASM421037v1, whole genome shotgun sequence genome:
- the LOC143255292 gene encoding uncharacterized protein LOC143255292 — translation MSVGFFDPDSWESLLSLSTSLTYSDNNCLQNSYESVEEVSAKKSIRQTISLEDDQSLSPTLSNNSAVTQENKINKSDKMNEPNQLLKPEGKSREIKYKLRPRSIQNNKEKENMRCNKKEPKQKPPPLSKYRRRTANARERFRMDKMNEAFEQLRLAIPKFPSVNSKLTKIKTLRLAVHYIATLSDILRKTDGKEKQETVDGISLSIDSLELNLDLARNAYDLTAGDLNVLLEADESAMDYNTEFEFT, via the coding sequence ATGTCTGTCGGTTTCTTCGATCCAGACAGTTGGGAATCTTTACTCAGTCTTAGTACTTCCTTAACTTACAGCGATAATAATTGCTTACAAAACAGTTATGAAAGTGTCGAAGAAGTGTCAGCTAAGAAGAGTATACGTCAAACAATATCTCTGGAAGATGACCAGTCTTTGTCACCAACATTGTCCAACAATTCCGCTGttacacaagaaaacaaaataaataaatcggaCAAAATGAATGAACCAAATCAGCTACTTAAACCAGAAGGAAAATCTagagagataaaatataaattacgaCCGCGTTCgattcaaaataataaagaaaaagaaaacatgagATGCAACAAAAAGGAACCCAAACAGAAACCTCCACCTTTAAGCAAGTATCGCAGGCGTACAGCCAATGCACGGGAAAGGTTTAGGATGGATAAAATGAATGAAGCCTTCGAGCAGCTTCGTCTAGCAATTCCAAAGTTTCCCAGTGTGAACTCTAAGCTAACGAAGATCAAAACGCTCCGGCTGGCTGTTCATTATATCGCTACTTTGTCAGATATTTTGCGCAAAACTGATGGTAAAGAGAAGCAGGAAACTGTGGATGGGATATCACTATCAATCGACTCTTTAGAGCTGAACCTGGACCTTGCTAGAAATGCTTATGATTTGACAGCTGGAGACTTAAACGTACTATTAGAAGCCGATGAAAGTGCTATGGATTATAACACTGAATTTGAGTTCACCTAG